Proteins encoded within one genomic window of Minwuia thermotolerans:
- the ssb gene encoding single-stranded DNA-binding protein: MAGVNKVILVGNLGADPEVRRMNDGNPVVNLRLATSEQWRDRNSGERRERTEWHRVVIFNENLARVAEQYLKKGSKVYIEGQLQTRKWQDQSGQDRYSTEVVLNRFRGELQMLDSRGAGGGSGGGDDGGYGDGGGGYGGGRSGGSGGGSGGGGRDDYGGGSDLDDEIPF, translated from the coding sequence ATGGCAGGGGTGAACAAGGTCATTCTGGTGGGCAATCTGGGCGCCGACCCGGAAGTGCGCCGCATGAACGACGGCAATCCGGTGGTGAACCTGCGCCTCGCCACGTCCGAGCAGTGGCGTGACAGGAACTCCGGCGAACGGCGCGAGCGCACCGAATGGCACCGGGTGGTGATCTTCAACGAGAACCTCGCCCGCGTCGCCGAGCAGTATCTGAAGAAGGGCTCCAAGGTCTATATCGAGGGCCAGCTGCAGACCCGGAAATGGCAGGACCAGTCGGGCCAGGACCGTTACTCGACCGAGGTCGTGCTCAACCGCTTCCGGGGCGAGTTGCAGATGCTCGACAGCCGCGGCGCCGGTGGCGGCAGCGGTGGCGGCGATGACGGCGGCTATGGCGATGGCGGCGGCGGCTACGGCGGCGGCCGCAGCGGCGGCTCCGGCGGCGGTAGCGGCGGCGGTGGCCGCGACGACTATGGCGGCGGCAGTGACCTGGACGACGAAATTCCGTTCTAG
- a CDS encoding DUF6691 family protein, translated as MTEMLLAIVLGAAFGATLDRIGATNPGYIIRMLNLTETHLMKTIFTGIGVASVLLFGGLLLGVVDPGHLSVKSAYAGVFIGGLLLGAGFAVAGYCPGTGLTALATGRKDALFFAIGGLCGAAAYMVSYEDFAGSAMLADIAGGKTTLGLIEGAGYPALFESLSGEILGIAVGVVFIAIGLLLPHRLTGKPRSIAAE; from the coding sequence ATGACCGAGATGCTTCTCGCCATCGTCCTCGGCGCGGCGTTCGGCGCCACGCTGGACCGGATCGGGGCCACCAACCCCGGTTACATCATCCGCATGCTGAACCTGACCGAAACGCACCTGATGAAGACCATCTTCACCGGCATCGGCGTCGCATCGGTGCTGCTGTTCGGCGGCTTGCTGCTCGGCGTGGTCGATCCGGGCCACCTGTCGGTGAAGTCGGCCTATGCCGGCGTCTTCATCGGCGGCCTGCTGCTCGGCGCGGGCTTCGCGGTCGCCGGCTACTGCCCCGGGACGGGGCTGACCGCGCTGGCCACAGGCCGCAAGGATGCGCTGTTCTTCGCCATTGGCGGCCTGTGCGGCGCGGCGGCCTACATGGTGAGCTACGAAGACTTCGCCGGCAGCGCGATGCTGGCGGACATCGCCGGCGGCAAGACGACCCTGGGTCTGATCGAGGGCGCCGGCTACCCGGCTCTGTTCGAGAGCCTGAGCGGCGAAATCCTCGGCATCGCCGTTGGCGTCGTCTTCATCGCCATCGGTCTGCTGCTGCCGCACCGCCTGACCGGCAAGCCAAGGTCGATCGCGGCCGAATAG
- a CDS encoding YeeE/YedE thiosulfate transporter family protein — MILSPRNGGILLGVVFFAAVLLVKPIGVSTQFVILDGMIWDLFAPEVVVVDETAKSGYASPNAYLDKSGGSYAKNVANPLNYSFVFVIAMMAGALVSALLRGGVGREERTMPAVWRANFGDSPAKRYAAVFVAGFIVLFGARLAGGCTSGHMMSGMMQTALSGYVFAAGAFLAAIPVALILFRKEA, encoded by the coding sequence ATGATCCTCTCGCCACGCAATGGCGGCATCCTGCTGGGTGTCGTCTTCTTCGCCGCGGTCCTGCTGGTGAAGCCCATCGGCGTCTCGACCCAGTTCGTGATCCTGGACGGCATGATCTGGGACCTGTTCGCGCCTGAAGTCGTCGTCGTCGACGAGACGGCGAAGAGCGGCTACGCCAGCCCCAACGCCTATCTCGACAAGAGCGGCGGGAGCTATGCGAAGAACGTCGCCAATCCGCTGAACTACAGCTTCGTCTTCGTCATCGCGATGATGGCCGGCGCCCTCGTCTCGGCGCTGCTTCGCGGCGGCGTCGGGCGGGAAGAGCGTACGATGCCGGCAGTCTGGCGCGCCAATTTCGGCGACTCTCCGGCGAAGCGCTACGCCGCGGTCTTCGTCGCCGGATTCATCGTGCTCTTCGGCGCCCGCCTGGCCGGCGGCTGCACATCCGGCCACATGATGAGCGGCATGATGCAGACTGCCCTCTCCGGCTACGTCTTTGCCGCCGGCGCCTTTCTCGCCGCGATCCCCGTCGCCCTCATCCTGTTCCGCAAGGAGGCCTGA
- a CDS encoding methyltransferase domain-containing protein, protein MTTLLHTQRLDSVCAAIDESGPASLVDLGCGDGDLLVRLARNSGIGRLVGMDLCPRALDRLRERLKTEADGAGRIEVRMGSMLEPQTDLRGFDCAVLLETIEHIEPERLSKLERSVFHDLRPKTVIVTTPNVEYNVILGVPAHRFRHPGHRFEWPRARFRKWGARVAGSAGYKVEFRDIGGVHPELGGASQMAVFRSDAHDALARRNPGGSLDA, encoded by the coding sequence ATGACCACCTTGCTGCATACGCAACGGCTGGATTCGGTCTGCGCCGCCATCGACGAGAGCGGGCCCGCCAGCCTCGTCGATCTGGGCTGCGGCGACGGCGATCTCCTCGTGCGACTGGCGCGGAATTCCGGCATCGGACGGCTGGTCGGGATGGATCTGTGTCCCCGGGCGCTGGACCGTCTGAGGGAGAGACTGAAGACCGAGGCGGACGGGGCCGGGCGGATCGAAGTCCGTATGGGTTCGATGCTGGAACCCCAGACGGACCTGCGGGGGTTCGACTGCGCGGTGCTGCTGGAGACCATCGAGCATATCGAGCCGGAACGGCTGTCGAAGCTGGAGCGCTCAGTGTTCCACGACCTGCGCCCGAAGACTGTCATCGTGACGACGCCGAACGTCGAGTACAACGTCATCCTCGGCGTGCCGGCCCACCGCTTCCGCCATCCCGGCCACCGCTTCGAATGGCCTCGGGCCAGGTTTCGGAAATGGGGCGCCAGAGTCGCCGGAAGCGCCGGCTACAAGGTCGAATTCCGCGATATCGGAGGCGTCCATCCCGAGTTGGGGGGCGCCAGCCAGATGGCGGTTTTCCGGTCGGACGCGCATGATGCGTTGGCGCGGCGGAATCCCGGCGGTAGCTTGGACGCATGA
- a CDS encoding class I SAM-dependent methyltransferase: protein MRTAARRGPPPPTEPACPVCLSARTAVLLAVDGRDYWRCRDCEARFLDPAQLPARAAERAYYTGHQNDVGDPGYRRFLSKLALPLLARLESPSAGLDYGCGPGPALAAMFREAGHEVALYDPFFAPDPTVLEDVYDFVVCSETAEHFHRPAEEFRRLRRLVRPGGWLGIMTCFQTDDARFAAWHYRRDPTHVVFYRESTFRHLAGSWGWSFRTPVKDVVLMQRPGPGNDGE, encoded by the coding sequence GTGAGGACCGCCGCCCGCCGTGGGCCGCCGCCGCCGACCGAGCCGGCCTGCCCGGTCTGCCTGTCCGCGCGGACCGCGGTCCTGCTGGCAGTGGACGGGCGCGACTACTGGCGATGCCGCGATTGCGAGGCCCGCTTTCTCGATCCGGCTCAGCTGCCGGCGCGCGCGGCCGAGCGGGCCTATTACACAGGGCACCAGAACGACGTTGGCGATCCGGGCTACCGGCGTTTTCTCTCGAAGCTGGCGCTGCCGCTGCTCGCCCGTCTGGAGTCCCCGTCGGCCGGACTCGACTATGGCTGCGGGCCGGGCCCGGCTCTCGCCGCGATGTTCCGCGAGGCCGGTCACGAAGTGGCGCTCTACGATCCCTTCTTCGCGCCCGATCCGACAGTGCTTGAAGACGTCTACGATTTCGTCGTCTGCAGCGAGACGGCGGAGCATTTTCACCGGCCGGCGGAAGAGTTCCGCCGGCTGCGCCGGCTCGTACGGCCCGGGGGCTGGCTCGGCATCATGACGTGTTTCCAGACGGACGACGCGCGCTTCGCCGCCTGGCACTACCGCCGGGATCCGACCCATGTCGTGTTCTACCGCGAATCGACCTTCCGCCATCTCGCCGGCAGCTGGGGCTGGTCCTTCCGCACGCCCGTCAAGGATGTCGTCCTGATGCAGCGGCCCGGACCGGGGAATGACGGCGAATGA
- a CDS encoding DUF2306 domain-containing protein, giving the protein MEFAHTALAFAALILGAVQIAGRKAGRRHRLVGRAYVAAMALTALSSFFLTSLTGGFSFLHALSAWTLFTLAWAMAMVRRGNLAGHGYSMIMLYGGLVTAGFFAAQRHGLDLPATALVTLVAGFWIVWIAFAEMLRRRLARRTADLRS; this is encoded by the coding sequence ATGGAATTCGCCCATACCGCCCTCGCCTTCGCCGCCCTCATCCTCGGCGCCGTCCAGATCGCCGGGCGCAAGGCCGGGCGCCGCCACCGCCTTGTCGGCCGTGCCTACGTGGCGGCCATGGCGCTGACAGCGCTGAGCTCCTTTTTCCTGACTTCGCTGACCGGCGGCTTCAGCTTCCTGCACGCGCTCTCGGCCTGGACGCTGTTCACGCTGGCCTGGGCCATGGCGATGGTCCGCCGCGGCAATCTGGCCGGCCACGGCTATTCGATGATCATGCTCTATGGCGGACTGGTCACCGCCGGCTTCTTCGCCGCCCAGCGCCATGGCCTCGACCTGCCCGCGACCGCCCTCGTGACGCTGGTCGCCGGCTTCTGGATCGTCTGGATCGCGTTCGCAGAGATGCTGCGCCGGCGGCTTGCGCGGCGGACGGCGGATTTGCGATCCTGA
- a CDS encoding LLM class F420-dependent oxidoreductase, with product MKFGIVPVNVGVQSAAQMIAMAQAAEELGFDSVWTFEHVIVPHDYESKYPYNKSGKMGAAPETNFVDPLIALTAIAQATSTIKLATGINIVSQTNPLLLAKQAASLDFVSGGRFMLGAGIGWLREEFEAMGTPFERRGARFDDYMVALKKVWSGETVEHESEFLSWHNFKSYPLPVQRPGVPIHMGGNKGRIFERIARYGDGWFIPGADLRQLPGQLDALKSALEAEGREIGEIELSTIWVPQMGREMLDGLEKLGVERAVIMPSALGGDGGPEALKDFARDYIAG from the coding sequence ATGAAATTCGGGATCGTGCCGGTGAATGTCGGCGTGCAGTCGGCGGCGCAGATGATCGCCATGGCGCAGGCGGCCGAAGAACTCGGCTTCGACAGCGTCTGGACCTTCGAGCACGTGATCGTGCCGCACGACTACGAATCGAAGTACCCCTACAACAAGTCCGGCAAGATGGGCGCGGCCCCGGAGACCAACTTCGTCGATCCGCTGATCGCGCTGACCGCGATCGCCCAGGCGACGAGCACCATCAAACTGGCCACCGGCATCAACATCGTCTCCCAGACCAATCCGCTGCTGCTGGCCAAGCAGGCGGCGAGCCTGGACTTCGTCTCCGGCGGGCGGTTCATGCTGGGCGCAGGCATCGGCTGGCTGCGCGAGGAGTTCGAGGCCATGGGCACGCCGTTCGAGCGCCGCGGCGCGCGCTTCGACGATTACATGGTCGCCCTGAAGAAGGTCTGGTCCGGCGAGACGGTCGAGCACGAGAGCGAGTTCCTCAGCTGGCACAACTTCAAGAGCTATCCCCTGCCGGTGCAGCGCCCGGGCGTGCCGATCCACATGGGCGGCAACAAGGGCAGGATCTTCGAACGGATCGCCAGATACGGCGATGGGTGGTTCATTCCCGGCGCCGACCTGCGGCAGCTTCCCGGCCAGCTCGACGCGCTGAAATCGGCGCTGGAGGCCGAGGGCCGCGAAATCGGCGAGATCGAGCTGTCGACCATCTGGGTGCCGCAGATGGGCCGGGAGATGCTGGATGGCCTGGAGAAACTGGGCGTCGAACGGGCGGTGATCATGCCGAGCGCGCTGGGCGGCGACGGCGGGCCGGAAGCGTTGAAGGACTTCGCCAGGGACTACATCGCCGGCTGA